A genomic region of Anopheles coustani chromosome 3, idAnoCousDA_361_x.2, whole genome shotgun sequence contains the following coding sequences:
- the LOC131259345 gene encoding spore coat protein SP96-like: protein MFPQKLISIVVIVVAFSMISAIEGLTIEELRAQIIQQRLQERLGTTTASSATTAASATTAESATTSAAATTAESATTTAATTTTAATTTTEATTTTESTTTADATTTAGSSTTADSATTTESASTTASEAELIQQYRDQVRQEAIQRALQRAAARG, encoded by the exons ATGTTTCCGCAAAAGTTGATTTCGATCGTGGTGATTGTTGTTGCTTTCAGCATG ATTTCAGCCATAGAAGGACTCACTATAGAAGAGTTGCGTGCGCAAATAATACAGCAGCGACTTCAGGAACGCCTGGGAACGACAACAGCTAGCtcggcaacaacagcagcatcagcgaCAACAGCAGAATCAGCGACAACCAGTGCAGCAGCCACAACAGCTGAATCCGCTACAACTACTGCGGCGACCACAACTACTGCGGCGACCACAACTACTGAGGCGACCACAACTACTGAATCTACAACAACTGCCGATGCCACAACGACAGCTGGTTCTTCAACCACTGCCGACTCTGCAACGACTACTGAGTCTGCTTCCACTACGGCGAGCGAAGCGGAACTGATACAACAATATCGGGATCAGGTCCGCCAGGAGGCTATCCAACGTGCCTTGCAGAGGGCGGCTGCACGAGGTTGA